The DNA segment GCCAGACAGAGTCTGACGTAGCCCTCCATTTCCCTTTTACGAGAATGACTTAACGCGTGATTTCAAGAGACGACCCAATTCTAGCTGACGAGCCATCGATGGCCTACAGAATCTTTCTTGAACAGCCGTCGGGAGCAGCTGCTGAAAGCGAGGTTCGTCTAGTCTGCCAAATTTTTTGTTAATTCTCAAAATATCTCTTTCACCGATGCACGAATTAAGAATTTCACGAGCTTCGGTTTTGACCTCACTCATTTCAGGAAGGTCTGGTCCATCCAGGAGCGTTTGAAGCATCAGACAGAACATATCCCATTGTGAGACGAGTTTGCATGATCTTGGAATGCGAAGTGGAGTTGTATTGTTTTGGTTAAGAAATTGGTACACAATTGCTTCTACAAGTATGAGCTTTGTTTGATATGACAATTCAAATACGGTAGCTTCTTTTTCCTCTTGTGAAAGCTCTTGGATTTTGATGTTCGTAAGCGCTTGGAATTCAAGGTTACCTTGTCCCTTAGGAGCATGTGCAATTTTTTGTGCAGTGACGAGCATTTGGTTGAAGAGGTATGCTCGAAGTGCATCTTCGTGCTGTTCAATGTCAGCAAAAACCTCTTGTGGATTGTCAGTAGCAGCTGTCAATGTCAGGGTACTGAGTAATGACATAGTAAAAATATGTACACGTTTCATATAATATCCTCCGTCTTGAAACAGAAGTTTTTATTGTGTTCGTTGTATTACAATAACCAGAAAAACCTCAGGAGAGGTTCTTGATATGCGAGTAGTCGGTGAGGTGGTGCGTGTGGTAGGTCAGATGAGTTTTTCCATTTATTTTCACCATTTATTTCTTCCTATCACTACAAAAAAACTTTACTATCTAATTTGTGTCCGTAGCCATCCCAACGGAATCTACGGTAGCAAAATCAGTCTAGCGGACGCAAGATTCCTGTCAAAAGGGCGCTAGTTGCTATGCCCAGTGGGCAGGGGAGATTAAATAGAAAGTGAAGGGGCTTTTGCTCCCATGAGGTGACATCAATATGTATCATATATCAGTGTTTTTTAAGGAGAAAATCCACTTTTTAAATGTTCTTCATTATGTCAGTTTTCGGGCTATGGCGGGGCTTCTTTCGTCGGTGCTTTTCTCATTTCTTCTAGGCAATCGATTTATCAGGTTTTCGCAAAAAGTTTACAGAAGCAAGGCTCGGGCATGGACTCCAGAGCGTCATCGATCTAAGGATGACATGCCAACTATGGGCGGTCTTTTTATCCTGACTACAGTTATAATCAATGTTTTGTTGTGGGCGAATTTGGGACAGGCAAGGGTCTGGTTATTCTTGGCTTGTTTAGTTGGCTACGGTGTGATTGGTTTCTATGATGACTGGTCAAAAATAAAACAAAGAAATGGCATGTCCGCGCGTAATAAATTTGTGCTACAAGTGCTACTTGCAGTTGTGTTGATCATTGGATTGATTTTGTTTGCGCGACTATCTACAACGATAAGCTTTCCATTTTTGAAGTGGTTGAATCCGGATCTTGGATGGGGGTATGTGCCGTGGGCAGTGTTTGTTATGGTCGCCATGAGTAATGCCGTTAATCTCACAGATGGTCTTGACGGACTTGCGATTGGATCATTGATCTCAACGTTTGCGACGTTTTCTATTGTGGGTTACTTGGCTGGTCATAGTGGCATGGCAATGTACCTCAATATACCCTTTGCTGATACATCTGAGATGGCAGTGATTGGTGCGATCTTGGTTGGATCATCAATTGGGTTTTTGTGGTACAACGCGTATCCCGCACAAATCTTTATGGGCGATGTTGGCTCACTTGCGCTAGGTGCTGGATTAGGTTTAATAGCGCTCATGGCAAAGCAAGAACTTCTTTTGCCAATTGCTGGAGGAGTGTTTGTTGTTGAAACACTTTCAGTGATTGTACAAGTTGTTTCGTTTAAATATTTGGGGAGACGTATTTTCCGCATGGCGCCAATCCACCATCACTTCGAATTGAAGGGGTGGCAGGAATCCAAGATTACTGTGCGTTTTGCAATTATTACGTTGTTACTGTGTTTGGTGTCGTTGATGACTCTGAAGATGCGGTAGGCTGTTTATACTCATTTAGATTGTCTTTCGCTGTAATCCTGTAACAGTTGGATAAGCTTGGTAGAACGTCTTAAAGTCCTTGCAATATCTAATGGGGTCCCATCTCTTACATCTCCTTCACAAACAGAGGCGCCATGTTGTAAAAGAAGCTTGATAAGCCTTAAAGGTCAGTTTTCTCTACGAATTGCAGCGATGAGAGGTGTCTCTGCGTATATATCTCTTGCATTTGGGCTTGCTCCACGTTCGAGTAGAGTTCTAACAACAGCTTCCATGCTAGGTGTTGAGAATCGAGCCGATTTAATAGCGCGATGTAGTGGGGTGACTCCTTGCCATATTGCTCCAAGCATCGGGGGTCTGTGGTGATAGCCAATATCGGTTCTAGCACCGTGTCGAAGCAGTAATGATACCATTTTTCTGATCCCATTTCTGCTGCAAGACCTAAGGCAGAATCCCCTTCCCGGTTAATTGGAGCGTTGGGACTGACGCCGGCTTGTAATAAAATTTGCATAAAATCATGATGATCTTGGGTCTGTGGTCCATCAGCTTTTATGGGCCCGTCATCTTGTTTCATAATCATACTGAGCGCTGTTCTTCTTCTTCCATCTACTTCGTTTACTAATGTTGCATCATGTTCTAGCAATAAGCGGGCTACCTGAGCTTGCTCTCTTGCCTCTGTAGAAACCCAGAGCGTGCCGAACGAGCTATCTGTGGCGCTATGCAGAGGTGTTCTTCCGAGAGAACATTTTTTCTTAGGATCTGCTTCATTCCTCAAAAGAAGTCGAGCCGTCTTATGGTCTCCACGACGAGCTGCGATATACAGAGCTGTTTCACCTCCTTCATTTTGTTCATTGACACTCGAAGGTGAGGTGGCAAGAATCCGTTCTACTTCAGCTCGATCTTGCTGTTCAACCGCTTCGTGAATAGGCCTACTCAGGATAGTGAACGAGAATCCAAGCGTAACAAGAATAGCTGTAATATCCATATGCTTCACGATAGTGTACTCCTCTTGGTCAGGTTGTTTATGCTTGATCCCCACCATTTTCTCGTAACAATTGGATGAGAGGCTCGCATTTTCTTGCTTCTGCTGTTTGAAGTGGAGTAGATCCTGAAAAGTCCGGTAGGGTGGCGTTGGCCCCATATCGTATGAGAAGAGCCGAAATTTTTGCAAAATTACTCAAAACCGCGCCGAGTAGAGGAGTCCTTCCACAATATCCTCCTTGAATTATTTGTGCGTTAGGGTTCGCACCGCGTTCAAGAAGAAGCTGAACGAGGGGTAGCCTTTCTTCCTCTGTAAATCCTACGGAGCGGCTACGGTTATGGGACCAAACGGCAAGATGTAAGGCGGTTTGTCCCATTAACGTTCCTTCATCTACCCGTGCTCCGTGTTCTAAGAGAGCTTGTGCTAAGGATACTTGATTTGTCTCTACTGCATAATGTAAAGGTGGGTGGCCCTCAAAGTCTGGGATATTTGGATCCGCGTCATGCTCTAATAGAAGTGTCCCCATGGTCTGGCATTCTTCGGGTGTAGCAAAACAGTTTCCGTTGTACAGATTTTGAAAGGCTACAACGTGTAAAGGCGTTGCTCCTCCAAAGCGAGAATTCAAAGCACGAAACTTTCCTTCGTCTCTTTTCACGTTAGGGTTTGCGCCTTTTCTTAGCAGCATTCGAAGGATATTTATTTTATTTTTTCCATCCACAATGATGTCATGAAGAAGTAGTTGAGTATCTGCCGGATCAGCTCTTTCTAATAAATATTCAGTTAATGGCTCATGTCCCTTTATTACTGCAAGATGAAGTGGGGTCTGACCATCTCTATTCCGCTGTTGCATGTCGGCGTGGTACTCTAGTAGAAGCGCGGCTGTTAATACATGCCCTGCCTCTGCAGCGTTATGAAGAGACGTTTTTTGAAAAAAACCTGGTGCATCTACGAGCGCACCGTTTTCCAGTAGGAATCTTGCATAGGATGTGTTTCCATATTTTGCCGCTTCGTGAAGTGGCGTGTCTTGAACCATGGCCCCCGCATTAACATCGGCACCACGAGCCAAAAATTCTTTTGCTAGAGCGCACTGTCCTTCCTCTTGTTTGACATGGTGCATGGTGATGGAATGCAATAGCGTGCAGCCATGGTTATCTTTTGTGGCCACAGAGGCACCACGGTGCATCAATAACAGGCACTCAGGAGTACGGAGCCATATTGACATAGATTGAAGGGGAGTGTTTCCGTAATTGTCGCGAGCTTCAATATCAGCACCATTCTCGAGAAGAGGGACCATGTGTTTTGCTTGAGCATTATGCAGGGGGGTTTTCCCATGCTTGTCTCTCGCATTAACGTTCGCACCGTTTGCTATCAACAGCCTCGTAATTTCAACGGGTTGATGTATAACCGCTATATGAAGTGGTGTTTCGCCGTCTTCATTCTGTTCATTAAGCTCCTTAGGGTTGCGAGTGGAGACGGAGGAAATATATGATGCTAGCACTTCCGATTCTCCCCGCCTCACAAAGTCATGAATATCCGTAGCCAAACCTAGATGTGAGGAAAACATTGTCCACAGGACAAGTACACTTCTTTTATACATTATAACGACTCCCTTGATTACAAGCATACATTTTCGCGGGACAGGGTATCACACGGAGTATGCCGTGTCTTGTGGGATGGCCTCGGGGGTGGATTATAGTTTACTGTAGGAGCTATCAGCCACGTAGATAATTGTTATTTCCAAAATCAGAAAAAAGACGCAATTATTTTCGGGTAACTTCCGGATATAATTGCTGGCAGTAACTAAGATCACTGTTCGTGTGCAATTATTACACTATTGCTGTGTCTGATGTCGCTGATGACTCTGAAGATGCGTTAGATTTTTGTAGGAAATCTTTCCCAAGGTGATAAAATGTTTTTGCAGTGTAGTAGATGCTAGGGAAAGAGAATCCTGAGGCAGCTAGCAGGAAGAGACTTTTTGAGGTTGCACTAGACCTGAATAATTGTGGTATCTCCACAAGTAAAGAGGTTATCCAGGCGAATATGAGCCCCTTAAACGCGGTACGGTACATTTCTGGTATTGCGGTTTCTTTTGCTGTTTTTTCGGAAGAGGCAGGTCTATCCATTGATCGATTCAAGCCATATGCAGCCAGACAGGAGAGAAGCAGTACCGATGCTGTGGTGGTAAGCTGGGGATCAGCTCCATAATACAGAAGAAGTGTGACCGCTCGAAGGTCTCTGTTGCTAACCGCAATAGCAAAAGGAGTATCTCCGCGCTCATCCTGTTCATTAATCTGTAACGACCGATCACCACTGCTGAGCCACTGCTCTAAAGATTTTATGTCTCCTGTCCTTATTGCTTTATGAGCCTCATTGCTCCTTACCATAAACGAGAAGCCAAGTATAAAAAACGTAATTGCAGGTCTTGCGTATCCCATGATAATTTCTCGGTTGAATCGGTTTGTGTTTTGTCATCACATGTTCGACTGCCAGGGCAACCCTCACGGATAATATAGCATACGAAGTCAGCCGTGTCTTCTGTAAGGGCCTTATTTATGGTGATTAGAAGGTCTTTTTAGCTCTAATGAGGTAAGCATGAATCTGTTGGTTGGTAGTTCTGCTGCATTTTGGAGCTGGCCGGGTCTAGCTTAAAGGCGGTCGTTACTCTTTGATGAATCAACCATGCTGTGTTGAGAGACGAATCCTGAGTGCAAAGCGGCGTATCGTCCTGAGCCAGACATTCAGCGGAGAGCTAGTACAGGGAGCATGCTTTCATATTTAGGGTCTCTTGGTTACAACATAAAGCGCAAATCCAACTGCGAGAATCGTAATAATAACGATACCTGCAGTTAACTGTGATGCCAGCATAGTTTGGATACCAACCCCCATCAAAACTAAACAACTGATGAGCGCAAGCCATCCGGTCCATCGTTGCGCCTTGATTTTTCCACGCGATGTTCCGACGAGAAATCCGATAACACTGATGCCAAAGGTAAGTGTTGGCCCAAGTGCTCCAATCTGCTGGAGTATTGTCTGTGCTCCGCCGCTCGCCATAAGATAGGCCACACAAATAATTCCTTCTACAATCACACCAGCGTATGGTGTTCCATGCTTATTTAGCTGTGTCATGAGATGTGCAAATGGAATATGACCATTGCGTGCAAGAGTGTATAGGTTCCAGTGATTACTGAATAATAGTCCATATGCACCGCCCAATGCTGAAAATGCAATGGCTGTATGTGCTGTCGTGCTTAACCAGAGTACAAGCTGCTGACTTTGAGGGAAGAGTGACGCGAATAGTGCCGGGAATGCGTCAAGAAACGATGAGAATGACCCAAGTCGTGGTCCAATAAGTAGGTACATACTTGTTTGAAACAGAACAGTAATGATCAGTACGGTGAGATATGAAAAGTACAATGACCTAGACGCATTGCGTTCTGGATTCTCGATTGAACGGCTGAGTGAACAACTCATCTCAAAGCTAATAAATGCGTATAAAACATAGGGCAATGATGTTGTAATGCCGCCCCAATAATATGGTCCAGCGGCGATGAACTCTGGCTTAAAATACGTAATTGTTGCCAGGAATGTTCCGATAATTGGCAAGGCTTTGAGTACTATAAACATTTTGGTAATCATAGTGCCAACTTTAAGATTATGCATGTTGAGGTAGATGAACAATGCGAGTGTGACGAGATCTAACGTAAATGTTGGTACCCATTGTAGTGGCACAAAGAATGTTTGTAATAGTGATGAAGAGACATGGATCATGAGTGTGCCTGACGCAAGCTTGCCGACGAAATAAATCCAGCCGCTTATGAATCCCCAGAATATTCCTAGAGTATTTTTGCTATATGCATAAAATCCTCCATCGGGATAGGTGTTTACGAGTGAACCTATGACATATAAGAGGGGGAGTAATAGTGCTGCTACGACTATGTAACTTACACTGCCGGCCATGCCGGAAAGATGTGCCAGTAATACCGTGTTAATGAAGGCTCCGGTTCCGAGCATGATATTGACGTTCAGAAGCGTTGCCTCAAATAATGAAAGCTTGTGAGATGACATGATAAACTGCCTTGGATTATTTTTGTTCCACCTTACACACAGGATATTTGTAATACCTGTAGAGGCTAGTGATAGCGTACATGCTTGTTCCAAAGAGCGCCATAGTCAGATATAGATACAGTGAACCTGCACCATACAAAACCAGATTA comes from the Candidatus Babeliales bacterium genome and includes:
- a CDS encoding phospho-N-acetylmuramoyl-pentapeptide-transferase, which translates into the protein MYHISVFFKEKIHFLNVLHYVSFRAMAGLLSSVLFSFLLGNRFIRFSQKVYRSKARAWTPERHRSKDDMPTMGGLFILTTVIINVLLWANLGQARVWLFLACLVGYGVIGFYDDWSKIKQRNGMSARNKFVLQVLLAVVLIIGLILFARLSTTISFPFLKWLNPDLGWGYVPWAVFVMVAMSNAVNLTDGLDGLAIGSLISTFATFSIVGYLAGHSGMAMYLNIPFADTSEMAVIGAILVGSSIGFLWYNAYPAQIFMGDVGSLALGAGLGLIALMAKQELLLPIAGGVFVVETLSVIVQVVSFKYLGRRIFRMAPIHHHFELKGWQESKITVRFAIITLLLCLVSLMTLKMR
- a CDS encoding ankyrin repeat domain-containing protein — its product is MKHMDITAILVTLGFSFTILSRPIHEAVEQQDRAEVERILATSPSSVNEQNEGGETALYIAARRGDHKTARLLLRNEADPKKKCSLGRTPLHSATDSSFGTLWVSTEAREQAQVARLLLEHDATLVNEVDGRRRTALSMIMKQDDGPIKADGPQTQDHHDFMQILLQAGVSPNAPINREGDSALGLAAEMGSEKWYHYCFDTVLEPILAITTDPRCLEQYGKESPHYIALLNRLDSQHLAWKLLLELYSNVEQAQMQEIYTQRHLSSLQFVEKTDL
- a CDS encoding ankyrin repeat domain-containing protein; amino-acid sequence: MYKRSVLVLWTMFSSHLGLATDIHDFVRRGESEVLASYISSVSTRNPKELNEQNEDGETPLHIAVIHQPVEITRLLIANGANVNARDKHGKTPLHNAQAKHMVPLLENGADIEARDNYGNTPLQSMSIWLRTPECLLLMHRGASVATKDNHGCTLLHSITMHHVKQEEGQCALAKEFLARGADVNAGAMVQDTPLHEAAKYGNTSYARFLLENGALVDAPGFFQKTSLHNAAEAGHVLTAALLLEYHADMQQRNRDGQTPLHLAVIKGHEPLTEYLLERADPADTQLLLHDIIVDGKNKINILRMLLRKGANPNVKRDEGKFRALNSRFGGATPLHVVAFQNLYNGNCFATPEECQTMGTLLLEHDADPNIPDFEGHPPLHYAVETNQVSLAQALLEHGARVDEGTLMGQTALHLAVWSHNRSRSVGFTEEERLPLVQLLLERGANPNAQIIQGGYCGRTPLLGAVLSNFAKISALLIRYGANATLPDFSGSTPLQTAEARKCEPLIQLLRENGGDQA
- a CDS encoding ankyrin repeat domain-containing protein, whose translation is MGYARPAITFFILGFSFMVRSNEAHKAIRTGDIKSLEQWLSSGDRSLQINEQDERGDTPFAIAVSNRDLRAVTLLLYYGADPQLTTTASVLLLSCLAAYGLNRSMDRPASSEKTAKETAIPEMYRTAFKGLIFAWITSLLVEIPQLFRSSATSKSLFLLAASGFSFPSIYYTAKTFYHLGKDFLQKSNASSESSATSDTAIV
- a CDS encoding APC family permease, coding for MSSHKLSLFEATLLNVNIMLGTGAFINTVLLAHLSGMAGSVSYIVVAALLLPLLYVIGSLVNTYPDGGFYAYSKNTLGIFWGFISGWIYFVGKLASGTLMIHVSSSLLQTFFVPLQWVPTFTLDLVTLALFIYLNMHNLKVGTMITKMFIVLKALPIIGTFLATITYFKPEFIAAGPYYWGGITTSLPYVLYAFISFEMSCSLSRSIENPERNASRSLYFSYLTVLIITVLFQTSMYLLIGPRLGSFSSFLDAFPALFASLFPQSQQLVLWLSTTAHTAIAFSALGGAYGLLFSNHWNLYTLARNGHIPFAHLMTQLNKHGTPYAGVIVEGIICVAYLMASGGAQTILQQIGALGPTLTFGISVIGFLVGTSRGKIKAQRWTGWLALISCLVLMGVGIQTMLASQLTAGIVIITILAVGFALYVVTKRP